GTATGGTACCCCTCGATAGATGCTGTAAGTCTTCACACTTAACAAGGCCTCTTCTTTATCTTGAAATTGCTGACCAACCTGAAACTCTAACAGACCTGCAGACCCTTCACCATTTCTAGCGCCAAATCCAGCCGGCTgcccaagaaccacctcctgCCTCATTGCATCCAAGTCCAAAGAGGAAAAATGTGGAGGGTACTGCTGTGTGCCAAAGCTAGAACCACCGCCCGCCCCAACAGGCTCACTTGCTCTGACATCATCGCCATTGTCATCAGCAATCATATCCGGCTCGACATCATCGTCCTCTGGATCATCCAACAATCCATCTCCAACCCCAGACGGTGCAGCACACTGTAAAGAGGTCCGCCGAAATTCTCCTGTTCCGACCTCGTCGCCTACACTGCCGTTGAGATCAACAGCGAACGAAGGGGAGGCGACAGTTTGGACAGGTGGCTCGTACGCAGGGACGGAGAAAGAAACAACGGCAGGTCTGGAGCTAGAACCGGCTACAGTGACTAGAGTGGTGGTATTCCGGTTCGAATCCCCCGAGCTGGATACCACGTCAACCAACTTTGCCAACAGTTCTGGTGTCCTCACCTCTGGAAACTGCTGGCGACAATGAAACATGACCTGCAAGTTCTCATCACTGCCGATCGTGAAACAATCATACTTTACGGTTTCCTGGAGCACCGTGATTGGAATACGTAGAAAAACTTCTTAACCCGTTTCACACCTTCTAGACCAAGTTTCAGCAGTACAGAGCTAACAACGTCCTCATACCTCGTCGTAGGCCTGACGATAATACAGAGAGAATCCttatcagtgaacttcacaccgGAACGAGTTTTCCTCTTAATGAATCCTCTGTGGTGAACAAACACTACGaaactctcctcactagccatcttACCCCCTCTAATGAGAGCAACTCACGTTCACACCATATATATACATGTCTGGTCCtcactaattcgaaccagcctGGTTCGAAATACAGTttgtgtaattcgaacctacTTGGTTTGAATTACCTTAAATTACGTGCATGGAGGTAATTCGAACCtccctggttcgaattacttgaGAAGTATAATTCGAACTCCTTTAGTTCGAATTATAAGGTCATAGTTCGAACCAAATCGGTTCgaattatatgcaaatataaaTCGAACTTTGCTAGttcgaattatatataaatttcctTTGGTTGATTGAAGAAACAATTTTCTTATTGGCTGATTCACATAAATTGACTCCTCCCTTGGcttatttctgttttttgccctaaaaaataaaatataaaataaaaattaagaaataaatttttaaaagtatttattaactcattatattaaaattaataaataatcatacatatgaatattaaataaaaaatatttaaattattaaaattatgatCTATAAGTGCACatataagataataatttaaaaaatacaataagacacatagtttaaaatttggtaatattaattgtaaagtttattaattatgaacatcatatgtatgaaattatgaatgttatgagtATGAAATTATAAATGTTATGTGTATTAACTGAGTAAATTTgtcaattgaataaattaatttaagtatttgatattttttttaaattcaattatgataaaatttgaaaatatttgtattaaaaaatcaGAGTAAATTATCATTCCACTTTGAAAAATATGAAACAAATATTATATAAGTAACACAATAAATTagtcttataaaaaaattaattaaaattaatgataattaaaatttagattattCCAACCTCTATAATATTATGTAGGTgtagtgaaaaataaaaaaaaaataaattagtgattacaaagaaaaatcaattaacattaatgatatttaaaatatattattatgattaGTTTTTAATGCaatagaatatttaaaaattaaattataaaaatttttattaatatatgatATATTATATCTTAATAATTAGGGATATAATGTAATAAGTTAAATgataagaaagtaaaataaaaaatcaaaacataaaaaagttatataaatatttatataacttctttacatttttgtttaatgaaattaaattaaaatttttttggttaattatggctaaattattttatttctcaaactttttcttatttaagGATGATATTTTATTGTATGGTTCCTTATAAAGCTTAATTTAGAAGAGCTATTGAAACTAATTTGGAAAATATGGAAATGAAAAAGATAGAATTACTTATAGACAAGGATATCTTcatagaaatattcaaaaaacaATGCATAATTTTCTTACTATctactctttttattattaaagtaGAGacttctttttataatattttcacAAAGATTCATATATAATTAAGTTTCAATTATTTGAGTTTCAAATAATGCCATTTGATTTGGTGCACGTGTTTCTGATAAATTGTATCTAAGCATCTCAATTGATTCAAATCATGAATGGTACATGCCTTTTTTGTTGTGTATTGTCTTAAATAGACAAATAataacaccaaaaaaaaaaaaaaatcatgaaatctTTTCACATTAGCATCGACACAAAATCATTACACCGAAATTATTATGCTACAATCTAGCATTCCATTTCTATCTTAACCTAAATGGCCAAAGACATAACAttcaactatatatataaattaattataattaacattaGATGATCGTAAAGTAAGAATTTGTTTCAGATAATAAGTTATAAAAGTTTGttttaagagtttaattttaatatactaacAGTATAAAAAATTTACACAATCATTTAATTACATTCATTTTTTGAATAATCATTTacgtaattaatataaaaaatagttattttaactAACGTGTCGTTACGTTATTTGATGCAAATATAAAACGTTCTTATACTTATaatactttaaaattaaattcttgttttaatacATGTAATTACATAAGGTATATATTGTTTGTTTAAAAAGAAGATGCAAGTTTTCTATGgtgttattgttttattttcgcATTGCGAAAATGTCTTTAATTAATTGTTGGGAATTCTGATCTATCTCTAAATTCAACAAATGAAAAGCCAAAACATTGGCATTATAACTAATCATCATTTGcttgatttgaaaatataacCACAAAACATTGCGTTTATAGATAAATAGTCAACCTGACATTGATAAGCACATATTTTACTCTGTATGTTAGCATTAGTAATGcgtattaattaataaaagggTAATTCATTTCACTTCATCCCTATATATGAACTTTATACTATGTATATACTAATATGCATTTTATACATACAAAAAATAAGTTTATTATACTTATTCAAATTTTGGATTACatgcaaataatttaatttctctaaATATGTGATGTTACATTGACATTCCAATGTTTGTTAACaatttatatatgaaaaaaaaagcataaaaagCCAACATTAAttaagtcatttaatttaaatcagtcaacaattaaaaataaatgaataaaaaatatttaaaattaaaaataataataaaaaatctaaaactcatcaagtaaaaaaaaaaacctttgaAGATAAAACAAAgacatttttcatatttttaaggtacataaattaaagaacataTAACTTATGTTTTTGGaaagtaattaaaatatgaGTAATGCTAGGAAAATAATaatcttaaattattttatttaatttaatatttataattttatgtgtataacatccataattatacttattatatctaatattatatatttattctaaCAATACTTAATGAAtacaaccaaaataaaaaagataagttttaactatctaaatattatttatagttCTCAAACTATGACTTCCAAACAATTTTTGTTAAAACACACAGAATTAGCCCTTCATCAACTTGAGGGGCAAAGCAATCTCAAATTCAAAACTCGCTCAAAAGTAGGTCACATGGATTTGCACGTGAAAATCACGTGGGGATAGTAGGAGTGGAGTATTGGAAGGGTACAAGTAAGTATGATGAGGATAAAACTAAGGGGGCAGTATAGTCAATATAGTTAGGTCCCTTATTTGTCCCTTTTCTTTCATGTAATTGAGTACCAAAGCCATACTCATTTATTTGGAAAATGAAACCCATTTtggcttcatcttcttcttcatcattatcatcactaTGCCCCCCTCCCTTTCTTCCATCCATTCGatgtcttttttgttttttgtattttcCAACTTAGGCTAACCCACTTCATCAcatgtaaatatatataatttcataatACATAGCTTCATGACCTCAATATTATTTCTCCTTCTCGTAATTTTTGTTGGCCGTTAAATAAATaagtgaattatatatatattactttattttattaaaaaataatgttaattAATAGAAAAGTAGTGATTGTGTATGCGATATGTGTAGGAGTGGAAATTAAAAgtgataaataatatataagtaAATAACTTAAAGTATATTGCTAAACCTCAATTCATTATGATTGAGTATTGTTACACACCTACATTAATAAAGTGAATCATATATAAAGTGGAGTGTATCTACAACTATAAGACTAGATACTAGTTCTAGTGACAAATGTTTTGTGATAATAatcttatgattatttttttttaacaattatgttttattattattatataatatattgacAAGTTATAGAAATTTtgtgaatattaaaaaaaatttacttgtgattattataattactactaaatctttttataaataatgtataaaaagacaaatatattGTCAATTAATGTGTTagtgactatttttattttgttgaaaatataaaaatgccATTAAAAggtggcttttttttttttgtagtacaAAGATATAGAGTTGGACGAAGTAATATCACAAAATTTAAACAGATATtacaaataaaagataatttagatattttatatatttcgtAGATCATACGCAAAAAAATAAGATAGGAATTTCTGTTCGAATTTTCGAACATATTTCACAAATATTTTGTCCCAGCagatattaatttttgtttttggaatTTTATAATACTACTTATctcaaaagtttaaattaatagGAGGATGtaatataaatagttatatttctgacatttttttcaaacaaaaactttttttagatttatttgatttttttgcataattttttttatttttttatttgttttatgttattatttttttagagattCACTaagaatcaaattttaaactttttaaacataaaattttaacattatattataatactaattttcaaaaaatttaaattaataaaaaaatataaaataaataattatatttttacacaGGAGTCTTATTCAAAGTGTTTTCCGTAAGAAAACCCGGGTGTAGTGGAAAATATTGGCATCCCTAAGCAATATTAGTTATGAGTTGATTGTGATTTGTGGCAGTGATGCAACATAATAGAGCTAAGATGGTATTGCTAGCAGGAAAACGAAATGTCATGCTATAGCGCAAAAAGTTTGTGGGGATTACTTTGACGTTAAATGTTGTCATTTTCAAGTTAGTAGAGAGAAACTAATAAAGGACCTAAGTGATGATTTGAAGAGTACAATAATACATTGCATTATTCATTTCTCTTGAATAAGGTGTACATATATATGCTATTCTAttagcatttttttatattgattttgctttttatatattagttcaacatcaaattttataaaaatattagtaatatgGAATATGATATTATTTCAAGATAATATATTGGACTTTAATTAAGCAATTAAGCTCTCAAacaaaatattagtaataaggaaagataataatatattgTGCTCTCACATAAGAGCAATCCTATATGTCCAACATGCAATATTTTTTgtcaacaaaatatttttgaattaaattttaaattttaatagtgtaaaaataaattaatttgagttgGTCGAGTGATCAACTCACTCATGTACTTAAATAAGTATTGGAAATTTGAATAtcattttgtatataaaaaaattcattggcTAATAGCGACAGATTTTTAAATGGAGTTCAGATCTGTGACGACTTAGTTCTTGACCTGTTAGgttaaaaaataccataaacaaaaaaaagtataaaaataaaatattactccaaagtattagttaatattaataaaagtgtTAGTTGCCAAATATTTTTTCCCATGTAAAATGAATTAATGATGTGTGTATGATTCGTCATGTTAGAGAGTATATATGTAGTATAAATACGTGTACATACATACGTACgtatatgtattattatttattatttgacaTGTACAAAAGTAGATGGGCATTAAAGATAGGGTTATTGATAGATGAGTCACTCATGATGGGGATTTTGAAGAGGAAAGGTTAGTGAGGACACAAGAACTACTAATAAGCACACTACTATAGGGCATTATTAGGGCTTCACTATCATTTCTTGTACTACTAATAACACCAAACTACATTCATATATATGCACACTACGCCCATTATATATTTCAACATGTTGCAATAGTCAACCTTGGTATCAAAATCCCtccatatatacatatatattcaaTATGATATTATTGCTTTTGTGGTTTTAGTATATGGTagttatattataataataattaaaatggaGTAGGACAATTGCTTATAACATGCATCCATCCATATCTCTTTTCTTCTAATTAAGGAGGAGATTCTTTTGTCGGCTCACCAATATCTTGAaatatatatctattttttgttGGTTGGTTTTTAGAATTATTTGAGTGAGTAGGATCGGACTggtttttcaatttaattaggaatatatatcattattattattattatctaaacTGAAAATGATGAGAACtgaatatacatacatatattaattcaaaACACAATATTTCGAATTCAAATAAGAtatgtaataaatttatttcaCGTGTTAAATATCTATACAATTAGTTAATTCTATCATGTAATGTATGAGAGAAAGTAACTTTCTAATTTTCATAAGATAgcgtatatttttaattttttattcatcaattattgcatatataaaataagattcaaactttatatatctatttaaataGATTAATAGGTAAATTATGGTTAGTttggattaatttttaaaaagtatttattttattattttaaaaaaatttaataaacaaaaattattttatatttgaataaattttttaaaaaatttaaaatatatattaaaaatatttttatttttttaataagatgttgttaatttttagaaaaaagataaataatttatttttgggtaaagtattatttttgtctctaaCGTTTGGGTTGAATTCTAATTTAGTCTCTAACATTTCAAACATCTTATTTTAGTCTCAAAAACTTTCAAACATCCTATTTcaatccaaatttttttaaaatgggtTCAATGTTAGGATTCGATTAATAGCACTAAATTTAGTATGTAAGTAAAATTgatctaatataaaaattttttcttgattttgcagcattaataattaattgttaggatttggagttttgtataaaaagaaaattgaagagaATAAGTGTTACATAAAggttttgtttatgtttttctAATACATGGAAGAATATATGATTTAACTAGTAACATTATTAACATCCACATCACTTATTCGATTAATTATTAGTGTCAAATTTAATTGCAGGACTATATTGaacttgtttaaaattttttgagacaGAAATAACACTACAAGGGAACCGAAAATAGtggcgttttttttttttgaattgcgGTGATTTTAAACTACCGCAAAACGACATGCCAGCGGTTCCATAAACATTGCAGTTTAGGGTGCTGCTATTTGATTGTGAACTGGCACAAACACCgcaaaattaatatatagcATGGTTGATTTAATGCAGTTTAAAATTGCTTCTGTATCATCAATTTTGAATTCTTCGAAATTTACCAACGGTTATGAACCGTCGTTATTTAAGgactgttattttttttaaaatttatttggtggcggttagaatttttaaatttattttttggccGTTTTATAATTGTCGCTAATTCTCTGGCTAAACGGCGACAAATATATTGTATTTTGCACTGCAAATTGATGCTGTTATTAATTCGAGTGTACTAGGTATTACTAAGAGTTGTATAATCAACTTAAAAAAgtgtatatttaaaaaaatatttaatcttaAGATCTACTTTCCACTCTGTCCTTTCAAGGAATTCATCTATGTAGCTATGTCTTGTGGCAGCTCTCCACCTTGCCTTTGAATTAGACATCTCAGAGCACTCTCTATTGCCTGTATATTTATCTTTCCGACTGCTATTTCATCCTTCACTATCTGCCATTTTATGTTCTTGACTGCTACTTCATCTTCCACtgtctttctttttaatttttcggcCGTCAGTTTTACTTGTAGTTCAAGTAGTACTCTTTGGGTTTTTTCTTGTTGAGTTCCATTGCTCGATTGATGGGAAGTCATATCGAAGAGTTGACTAGAAATCTGTACAAAATATTGGggatcaaaataatattttattttttaataatttttttaaaatgtattcaaataaatttaaaaattaataaaattaattttttattaaaaacacttttttttatttaaattaaatagatgatagtgtgtgtgtgttttgaaGTGAAGTTGAATAAAGAGATGGTAATATATTTATGatggaaaaaaaaggaagaatttTACTACTTCTTACAAAACcatttgtcaaaaaaaataataaataataataataacaataacaataataattgctTACAATCTTTTCATCACCGGCCAATTGATAATAATGAAGGCAGGAAGAAGAATTTTTAGTGTTGTGAAAGAATTATTCAATACAAGCGTGCTGAACTTAGACATTATAACATGTTACGCTTGATAACAGCTTAGCTATATAAGATTAACTTAGCATTTTc
This sequence is a window from Arachis duranensis cultivar V14167 chromosome 2, aradu.V14167.gnm2.J7QH, whole genome shotgun sequence. Protein-coding genes within it:
- the LOC107475666 gene encoding uncharacterized protein LOC107475666 — protein: MASEESFVVFVHHRGFIKRKTRSGVKFTDKDSLCIIVRPTTRYEDVVSSVLLKLGLEGVKRETVKYDCFTIGSDENLQVMFHCRQQFPEVRTPELLAKLVDVVSSSGDSNRNTTTLVTVAGSSSRPAVVSFSVPAYEPPVQTVASPSFAVDLNGSVGDEVGTGEFRRTSLQCAAPSGVGDGLLDDPEDDDVEPDMIADDNGDDVRASEPVGAGGGSSFGTQQYPPHFSSLDLDAMRQEVVLGQPAGFGARNGEGSAGLLEFQVGQQFQDKEEALLSVKTYSIYRGVPYKVVESDYRHYVGKCSEFENGCTWLIRLSLRQRKGLWDVKRYNGPHMCLATSISSDHRSLDYHVISAFIMPMVRADASVIIKVLLNATAAHFGFKPTYMRVWLAKQKAVALIYGD